The DNA region ACATCACGACGCGATCGGCACCGGCCATGGCGAACCGGTCCCAGATCCGCTCGAAGTCGCGCGGCGTGGTGCTGCCGGGCACGACCAGGTGCGTGTGCACGCCGGGCAGGGCCGACAGCGCCTCGAAGAAGGCCGCCGCCTCCTCGTTGGCCGGCGACAGGCCGGGCGTGTCCACCAGCACCGGCAGCTTGCTGCTGGCCACCGCGGCCCCGACTTCCTCGGGCGTGCGCGCCACCACGAACGGGCTGCCGATGATATCCGCGTAGAGCCGCAGTTGCTCCACGGCGCCGACCCGATACCCGTCGGCCGCCACCAGCCGGAACCGGCGCTCGCCGCGGGCCCGTGCCTGCGCCGCGATCTTGGCGATGGTCGTCGTCTTGCCGACGCCCGGGGGGCCGATGAAGACGTTGACGTCGCCGAGCGCCAGGCCGCGACTGGCCACCGGCGCCAGCGAGGCCGCCAGGGCCTGCCGCAACTGGCCCTGCGAGATGTCGCGACGCCGCGCCTGCGGAATGGCCTCCACGACGTCCTCGGCCAGGTCGCGATCGAGGCCGGTCGCAATCAGGCGCGCCACCAGGCTGTCGGTGACCGGCGGCTGGGCGCCGCGGGCGTGTGCGGGGTGTGCGGTTTCGGACTCACGGGACCGTCGGTTCTCCGACACCCCGGCCGGCGCGAATGCCGAGACTTCGACCTCACGCCCGCCCAACCAGCCACGCCAGCCCGAGGCCGGCACGAGGCGCGTGCCCAGCACGAGGGCCGAGGGCCCGAGGGCCTCCCTGGCCTGGGCAAGGGCGTCACGAACGCTGGAACTGCGAAAACGCTGAGGAGTCATGGCCTATTCGAGGACGGCAACCGGTGCGACCTTCACGTGCGGAGGCACTTCGCTGTGCGAGAGGACCCCCATCTGCGGGAGCACCCGGGTGAACAGTCGCCACAGGTGCGGACGCAGTGCTGGCGAACACAAAAGCACAGGCTGTGCCACCGCCGTTTCGAGGGCCCGCGCGATGCGCGACGCCATGTGCTGCGCGTCGTTGGGGTCGATGGCCAGGACGACCCCATGCTCGGTGCGGACGATGGCCTGCATCAGGCGCTCCTCGAGCGACGGCGCCAGGTTGATCGTCGGCAGCTCGCCCTGGTCGGTCTGGTGCTGCCGGCAGATGGCGCGGCCGAGCGCCTGCCGGACGGCCTCGTTCAGCTGATCGGGATCCTTGGTCTGCGCGCCGGCGTCGGCCAGGGCCTCCAGGATGGTGGTGAGATCCTTGACCGGCACCCGCTCGCGCAGCAGCTGGCGCAGCACGCGCTGCACGTCGCCCAGGCCGAGGAGCTTCGGGATCAGGTCGTCGACCAGCCGCGGCGACGCCTGCGCGACACGGTCCACCATGTCCTTGGTGTGCTGGCGCGTCAACAGGTCGGGCAGGAAGTTCCTGATGATCTCCGACAGGTGGGTCGACAGCGCCGTCGTCGGGTCGACCACCGTGTAGCCGGCCGCCGTGGCCGCCTCGCGCTGCTCGGCACGGATCCACAGGGCGGGCAGGCCGAACGCGGGCTCCCGGGCGTTGGTGCCGTCGATGGCCGCCGTGGCGGTCCCCGGGTTGATGGCCAGCAGGCGGTCGGGCATCAGGTCGGCGCGCGCCACCTCGACGCCCTTGACCAGCAGCGCATACGTGCGCGGCCCGAGCTGCAGGTTGTCGGCCACGTGCACCGGCGGGACGATCATGCCCGTCTCGGTGGCGATCTGCCGGCGGATGGACTTCACCCGCTGCAGCAGCGTGCCGCCCTGCCGCTCGTCGACGAGCGAGATGAGGGCGTACCCCACCTCCACGGCCAGCGGGTCCACCGAGGCCAGGTTCTCGACGCTCGGCTCGGCCTGGATCGGCGCCCCGCCGGTGTCCAGCGCCTCGTCGGACAGGTCGCTGGCCGCCGGCTCGCGGTTCATGTAGGCGGCCAGGCCGAAGGCCGCGGCGACGAGGAAGAAGGCCAGCTTCGGCAGGCCGGGGACCAGGCCCATGAAGAACAGGAAGGCGGCGCCGATGGCCAGCGGCTGCACGCGCGTGAGCAACTGCCCCGCCACGTCCTCCCCCAGCGACGACTCCGACGAGGCGCGCGTCGTGATCAGGCCGCCCGACATGGAGACGAGCAGCGAGGGGATCGCGGTCACCAGGCCCTCGCCGACCGTCAGGATGGTGAAGGTCCTGGCCGCGTCGACCAGTTCCATCTCGTACTGCATCACGCCGATGATCAGGCCGGCGACGATGTTGACGCCGGTGATCAGCAGCGCCGCCAGCGAGTCGCGCTGCGTGAAGCGGATGGCGCCGTCCATCGCGCCGTAGAAGTCGGCCTCCTTGCGGACGTTGTCGCGACGCCGCTTGGCTTCCTTCTCGTCGATCGTGCCGGCGTTCAGGTCGGCGTCGATCGACATCTGCTTGCCGGGCATGGCGTCGAGGGTGAACCGCGCCGTCACTTCCGAGATGCGCACCGCGCCGTGGTTGATGACCACGTACTGGATCGCGATCAACACCAGGAACACGACGATGCCGACGACGAAGTTGCCGCCCACCACGAACTGGCCGAACGACATGATGACGTGGCCGGCGGCATCGACCCCCTCGTTGCCGTGCAGCAGGATCAGGCGGGTGGACGCGACGTTGAGCGACAGCCGCAGCAGCGTCAGGAGCAGCAGCAACGACGGGAACACCGAGAACTCGATCGGGTCCTTCACGTAGACGGCGGTCAGCAGCAGCACCACCGACAAGGCGATGTCCACCGACAGCAGCAGGTCCATCAGGACCGGCGGCAGCGGCAGCACCATCAGCGCCAGCACCAGCAGGACGACACCGGGCACGAGCAACTGGGACGGCCCGAACGGCTTGGGATGGGAGGACACGCGCGTTCTCCTCTACCTCACAGCACCAGCTGCTTGAGGCGAATCAGGTACGCCAGCACCTCGGCCACCGCCTCGAACAG from Luteitalea sp. TBR-22 includes:
- the flhA gene encoding flagellar biosynthesis protein FlhA, whose product is MSSHPKPFGPSQLLVPGVVLLVLALMVLPLPPVLMDLLLSVDIALSVVLLLTAVYVKDPIEFSVFPSLLLLLTLLRLSLNVASTRLILLHGNEGVDAAGHVIMSFGQFVVGGNFVVGIVVFLVLIAIQYVVINHGAVRISEVTARFTLDAMPGKQMSIDADLNAGTIDEKEAKRRRDNVRKEADFYGAMDGAIRFTQRDSLAALLITGVNIVAGLIIGVMQYEMELVDAARTFTILTVGEGLVTAIPSLLVSMSGGLITTRASSESSLGEDVAGQLLTRVQPLAIGAAFLFFMGLVPGLPKLAFFLVAAAFGLAAYMNREPAASDLSDEALDTGGAPIQAEPSVENLASVDPLAVEVGYALISLVDERQGGTLLQRVKSIRRQIATETGMIVPPVHVADNLQLGPRTYALLVKGVEVARADLMPDRLLAINPGTATAAIDGTNAREPAFGLPALWIRAEQREAATAAGYTVVDPTTALSTHLSEIIRNFLPDLLTRQHTKDMVDRVAQASPRLVDDLIPKLLGLGDVQRVLRQLLRERVPVKDLTTILEALADAGAQTKDPDQLNEAVRQALGRAICRQHQTDQGELPTINLAPSLEERLMQAIVRTEHGVVLAIDPNDAQHMASRIARALETAVAQPVLLCSPALRPHLWRLFTRVLPQMGVLSHSEVPPHVKVAPVAVLE